From a region of the Salarias fasciatus chromosome 6, fSalaFa1.1, whole genome shotgun sequence genome:
- the LOC115389727 gene encoding voltage-dependent calcium channel gamma-1 subunit, with amino-acid sequence MHKRTKIKITIFVLLVGMACMFTAVVSDHWAVLSPKVERVNETCEAAHFGLWRLCKKQIYISAEKYQEGHGCGPISMPGDENCTYFRHFTPGLDAEIFEYKTQKEYNISAAAISIFSVAFMILGSLCLAGSCTGKGKGRDYLLKPAGMFFAFAGLCSFISLEVMRQSVKRMIESQDTIWIEYYYGWSFACACTGFTLLFLCGFALLILSMPQMPRNPWETCMDAEPEQVE; translated from the exons ATGCACAAGCGCACCAAGATAAAGATCACCATCTTCGTGCTGCTGGTGGGGATGGCTTGCATGTTCACGGCAGTGGTGTCGGACCACTGGGCTGTGCTGAGCCCCAAGGTGGAGAGAGTCAATGAGACCTGCGAGGCAGCCCACTTCGGCCTGTGGAGGCTGTGCAAGAAGCAAATCTACATCAGCGCAGAAAAATACCAGGAGGGGCATGGCTGTGGACCCATCAGCATGCCGGGAG ATGAAAACTGTACGTACTTCAGGCACTTCACTCCAGGGCTCGACGCAGAAATCTTTGAATACAAGACACAGAAAG agtACAACATCTCGGCTGCAGCCATCTCCATCTTCAGTGTAGCCTTCATGATCCTGGGATCTCTGTGTTTGGCCGGGTCATGCACCGGGAAAGGCAAAGGAAGGGACTACCTCCTCAAGCCTGCTGGCATGTTTTTCGCATTTGCCG GCCTCTGCTCCTTCATCTCATTGGAGGTGATGCGTCAGTCGGTCAAACGCATGATCGAGAGCCAGGACACCATCTGGATCGAGTACTACTACGGCTGGTCCTTCGCTTGCGCCTGCACCGgcttcaccctcctcttcctctgcggCTTTgcgctcctcatcctctccatGCCCCAGATGCCCAGGAATCCGTGGGAGACGTGCATGGACGCCGAGCCGGAGCAGGTGGAGTGA